From Salvia splendens isolate huo1 chromosome 16, SspV2, whole genome shotgun sequence, a single genomic window includes:
- the LOC121770009 gene encoding U4/U6 small nuclear ribonucleoprotein PRP4-like protein: MDIDEENTVTTSAADSVSPAGDEPMDSGIDAMSLQAVQPVIAPTAPTTVIPPIAPLPTVPHSVPRPLAPIPIRPPVHRPPVPKGDSRTSDSDSDEEGSGMNQTAAGQEYEISEESKLARERQEKAVQELLMKRRTAALAVPTNDNAVRARLRRLGEPITLFGEREMERRDRLRALMAKLDSEGQLEKLMKAHEDEEAGSTAAPSGPEEDIHYPFFTEGTQSLLEARREIAKYSIVKSALRLHRARRKRDDPDEDLDAEVDWSLKQAANLELKSSEMGDVRPLSGCSISHDGQMLATCSLSGVAKVWSMPEVKKVSALKGHTERATDVAFSPINYQLATASADRTARLWNLDGTALRTFEGHLDRLARIAFHPSGKYLGTASFDKTWRLWDVESGEELLLQEGHSRSVYGLSFHHDGSLVASCGLDSLARVWDLRSGRSILALEGHVKPVLGASFSPNGYHLATGGEDNTCRIWDLRKRKSLYIIPAHSNLLSQVKFEPQEGYFLVTASYDTTAKVWSSRDFRPVRTLSGHESKITSLDVVADGQYITTVSHDRTIKLWSTQDTERERKEMEVN; the protein is encoded by the exons ATGGACATAGATGAGGAGAATACTGTCACTACCTCAGCTGCAGATTCTGTTTCCCCTGCTGGGGATGAACCCATGGATTCTGGTATTGATGCAATGTCACTTCAAGCGGTTCAGCCTGTAATTGCACCCACTGCTCCAACCACTGTTATACCTCCTATTGCCCCACTACCTACTGTACCTCACTCGGTTCCAAGACCATTGGCTCCGATACCTATCCGCCCTCCTGTTCATAGGCCTCCTGTACCAAAGGGAGACTCAAGAACTAGTGATTCGGATTCTGATGAGGAAGGGTCAGGTATGAATCAAACTGCTGCTGGTCAGGAATACGAGATCTCAGAAGAAAGCAAACTGGCCAGGGAGAGACAGGAGAAAGCAGTACAGGAACTTCTGATGAAGCGTCGCACTGCTGCCCTGGCAGTGCCCACTAATGACAATGCTGTCCGAGCTCGGCTTCGTCGACTTGGTGAACCTATAACTCTCTTTGGAGAGAGGGAGATGGAGAGGCGTGATCGTCTACGGGCGCTTATGGCAAAACTTGATTCTGAAGGCCAGTTGGAAAAGCTGATGAAAGCTCATGAGGATGAAGAAGCTGGAAGCACGGCAGCACCTTCTGGACCTGAAGAAGATATTCATTATCCCTTTTTCACTGAAGGTACTCAATCACTATTAGAAGCTCGGCGAGAGATTGCAAAGTATTCTATTGTGAAGTCAGCACTGCGCCTCCATCGTGCAAGGAGAAAAAGAGATGACCCTGACGAAGATTTGGATGCTGAGGTAGATTGGTCTTTGAAGCAGGCGGCAAATCTAGAACTAAAAAGCAGTGAGATGGGTGATGTTCGGCCTCTTTCAGGATGCTCAATTTCACATGACGGGCAGATGCTTGCCACCTG TTCTCTAAGTGGAGTTGCAAAGGTCTGGAGCATGCCAGAAGTAAAGAAGGTTTCAGCTCTAAAAGGGCATACCGAACGAGCTACTGATGTTGCATTCTCTCCAATCAACTACCAATTGGCTACTGCCTCAGCTGACAGGACTGCAAGACTATGGAACCTGGACGGGACTGCCCTGAGAACATTTGAGGGCCATTTAGACCGCCTTGCTAGGATAGCCTTCCATCCGTCTGGAAAGTATTTGGGTACGGCTAGCTTTGACAAGACTTGGAGATTATGGGATGTCGAGTCCGGTGAAGAGTTGCTTCTCCAAGAAGGTCATAGTAGGAGTGTATACGGATTGTCTTTCCATCATGATGGCTCCTTAGTAGCTTCTTGTGGACTGGATTCTCTTGCTCGTGTGTGGGACCTGAGATCTGGACGTAGTATTCTTGCTCTGGAAGGCCATGTCAAACCT GTTCTTGGTGCCAGTTTTTCTCCCAATGGGTATCATCTGGCTACTGGCGGTGAAGACAACACTTGCAGGATTTGGGATTTGAGGAAGAGAAAATCTTTGTATATAATACCTGCTCACTCCAACCTGCTTTCTCAAGTCAAATTTGAGCCTCAGGAGGGATACTTTTTAGTTACAGCTTCATATGATACGACTGCTAAG GTTTGGTCGTCGAGAGATTTCCGGCCTGTAAGGACATTATCTGGCCATGAATCAAAGATTACGTCGCTGGATGTTGTTGCAG ATGGACAATACATTACAACCGTCTCACACGATCGAACAATTAAGCTATGGTCGACTCAAGACactgagagagagaggaaggaaaTGGAAGTTAACTGA
- the LOC121772387 gene encoding bax inhibitor 1-like, which yields MDSFSSFFDSQFSSRNRWNYDSLKNFRQISPLVQTHLKQVYLSLCCALLASAVGVYLHILWNVGGILTSLGCMGCIFWLLSTPLHQEQKKVSLLMAAALLEGASIGPLVDLAIKFDPSILVSAFVGCSLAFGCFSGAAMLARRREYLYLGGLLSSGLSILLWLHFASSIFGGSMALFKFELYFGLLVFMGYIVVDTQEIIEKAHMGDLDYVNHSLTLFTDFVAVFVRVLIIMLKNASEKEEKKKKRRN from the exons ATggattcattttcttctttcttcgaTTCCCAATTTTCCTCGCGTAACCGATGGAATTACGACTCACTCAAGAATTTCCGCCAGATTTCTCCCCTTGTTCAAACGCATCTTAAACAG GTGTATCTCTCTCTATGTTGCGCATTGTTGGCATCAGCAGTCGGAGTTTATCTCCACATTCTTTGGAATGTCGGTGGTATTCTCACTTCTCTTGGATGCATGGGCTGCATCTTTTGGCTGCTATCTACTCCTTTACACCAAGAG CAAAAGAAAGTCTCCCTTCTCATGGCAGCAGCGCTCCTTGAAGGAGCCTCAATTGGTCCTTTGGTAGATCTGGCCATTAAATTTGACCCAAG CATCTTGGTTAGCGCTTTCGTTGGTTGTTCTCTGGCCTTTGGTTGTTTTTCCGGAGCTGCGATGCTTGCTAGGCGCAGAGAGTACTTGTACCTTGGTGGTCTGCTTTCTTCTGGTCTCTCCATCCTACTTTGGTTGCACTTTGCATCCTCAATTTTCGGTGGTTCCATGGCTCTATTCAAATTTGAG TTGTATTTTGGACTGTTGGTGTTTATGGGGTACATCGTAGTTGATACCCAGGAGATAATTGAGAAAGCACACATGGGAGACCTGGACTACGTGAATCATTCTCTCACCTTGTTCACTGATTTTGTTGCTGTGTTTGTGCGAGTTCTTATCATTATG TTGAAGAATGCATCTGAGaaggaagaaaagaagaagaagaggaggaactGA
- the LOC121770010 gene encoding expansin-like B1, with product MHAMGSSHHYYFMFSAVLVVAAASFCLADDPFISTRATYYGSPECYGNPSGACGYGEYGRTVYNGQVSGVSRLYRNGTGCGACYQVRCKIAAHCTDEGTEVVATDYGEGHNTDFILSTRAYANLAKPNMAAELFAYGVVDVEYRRVPCRYSSNLVIKVHERSSYPHYLAVIPIYQSGTTDITALQIWQEDCKDWREMRRVYGAVWDTQSPPLGAAISLRLQIVATANAEAKWVQLSSVIAADWKAGLTYDAAIQLN from the exons ATGCATGCAATGGGTTCATCACACCATTACTACTTTATGTTTTCAGCTGTTTTGGTAGTAGCTGCTGCCTCCTTCTGTTTGGCTGATGATCCTTTCATTAGCACAAGAGCAACCTACTACGGAAGCCCTGAATGCTACGGAAATCCGA gtgGAGCATGTGGATACGGAGAATATGGTAGAACAGTATACAATGGGCAAGTGAGTGGAGTCTCAAGGCTTTACAGGAATGGCACTGGCTGTGGTGCCTGCTACCAg GTTAGATGCAAAATTGCAGCACATTGCACCGACGAAGGAACGGAGGTGGTGGCGACTGATTACGGCGAGGGGCACAACACAGACTTCATATTGAGCACACGCGCCTATGCTAACCTTGCGAAGCCGAACATGGCCGCGGAGCTGTTTGCGTACGGCGTGGTGGACGTGGAGTATCGGCGGGTCCCATGCCGTTACTCCTCCAACCTGGTGATCAAAGTTCATGAGCGCAGCAGCTACCCTCACTACTTGGCCGTCATACCTATCTACCAATCGGGAACCACCGATATCACTGCGCTCCAAATATGgcaggaagactgcaaggattGGAGGGAAATGCGAAGGGTATACGGAGCAGTCTGGGACACGCAGAGCCCACCGCTGGGGGCCGCGATAAGCTTACGACTCCAGATTGTGGCCACTGCAAATGCAGAGGCGAAGTGGGTGCAGCTTTCGAGTGTGATCGCCGCCGATTGGAAGGCCGGCCTCACATACGACGCTGCCATTCAACTCAACTAA